In the Bacteroidota bacterium genome, CGACACCGAGGCGTGCGCCCGCATCATGATTCACGCTCTACGGTCGATGTGAACCGGAATTTCTGACAACCAAAACTTGAGGAGGATACAATCGATGAAGAAGATAGTCCGATGGCTTTCATTTTCTGTGCTCCTGGTGGTTCTGTTGCTCTGCCTTCAAACGAGAGCATTCCCTCAGGTCCGGGTGGGCGGAGAGGCGGGAATCAACATCGCGACGCTTTCGGTTTCTCTGAATGATTTCTACTGGGACGATTCGAGGGTTTCCTCCTACGTAGGGCCGGCCTTCGGCGGAATAGTGCAGGCCGATCTGACAAGTCTCCTGTTCCTCAGGATCGAACCGATGTATGTTCAAAAGGGGACGAAGCTGCGTATCGACTACAGCGTCTTTGCCGGTCCGCCTTTGAGTACCACGCAACCCCTCAAGCTCGAGTTTCTTGAATTGCCGGTTACTCTCGGCATTCAGTTCGGTGAGGGTGCTCTCAGGCCGCATTTGTTTGCAGGTCCCAATATCGGGTACATGCTGACACGCGGATATAGCCGGATCGATTTCGCGCTCGATGCAGGCCTCGGCGGAGAATACGCGCTCTCCTCCGCATGTTCGATTCTCCTGGATGTCCGTTACTCTGCGGGACTCAATAATCTCAATTCCGAGGATCCGGGGGCTCCGGAACTCCGCTCCCGGGGCATTCAACCGATGGTCGGCCTGCTCTTCCGGCCCTGAGCAGAGTTTCCAGAGCGAAGGACTCTTACCGTTGAGCCATAGACAGGAGTTAAAGGGAGCTCTCATAGCCCTCGTCACAATTCTTGGTCTGACTCTCCTCTTCGTACTTCTTCTCCCGGACCCTTCGGGAGATTATTCCCGTCTCGGCACTCCCCGATCAAGCGGCGATGCGGAGCCCGGCTATCCGATGAAATTCAGCGTCGGATCCCTCGATCCCCGATTTGGAATCACCAGGGCGAGGTTCCTCAAACTGATAGGAGAAGCGGGGTCGGTGTGGGAGAGGCCGGTGGGTCTCGAGCTCTTCCGGTATGACTCGTCCGCTCCGTTTAGAATAGAAATGGTTTTTGACGCGAGACAACAGCGAAGGATCGAGGAGAGAATGATGAGGGGGAAGATCAGCCTGACGGGAAAGTCCTTCGACAACCTGAGGGATGAATATGATTCGAAGGTTGTGGTGGTGAAAGAGCTGGAAAGCAAGTATTCCGGGGACCTGTCGGCTTGCGAGCAGAAGGTTGAGGCGCACAATCGCAAGGTCGCGCGCTGGAACGAATCCGGAGGGGCGCCGAAGGAGGTCTATTCGGAGCTCAATGCGGAGGAGGTCGAGCTCAACAAGTTTCACGCAAACCTGGAACGGGAGCGTATCGCGCTGAACGTTGCGATATCGGAAGCGACCGCTCTGTCGGACGCCATCAATAAGCTGGTCACCCAATATAACCTCCAAATCGAGAACTACAACGGGCGGTTTGTATCCGTGCGGGAGTTCGAGAAGGGCCAGTTCAACGGGAGCGAAATCAATATCTATGAATATGAAGAAGAGGTGGACCTGAGGGCTGCCCTGGCTCACGAACTCGGCCACGCTCTCGGGTTCGGACATGTCGAAGACTCGACGTCGATCATGTTCTATAAATTGGAGAAGCAGGATCTGGCCCACCTCAGCCTCAAGGCGGGGGATATGCGTCTCCTGGAAGACAAATTTCCCGGCGCGCATTTGTCCCTCCCGAGGGCTGCGAGTCAAACCGGCAAGTAGCAGTTTGAAAGTCCTTCTCCTTTTCGTTACTTTGAGAGTATTATGAATGCCAAGACGATGTCGCTGGTCGCCGTGGCGATCGCTGTCGCCGGTGTGGTTTTCCTGGCTTTCAAGGACTATCTGATTTCTTCCAACCCTCTCGGACTTTCAATTCAAGGCCTCGCGTTTGGCCTGATGCTCTGGGCGCGCGTTACGTTTGGCAGGCGTAGCTTCCATGCCGGAGCCAATCCGACGGAAGGAGAGATGGTCACGCGAGGTCCCTACCGTTACCTGCGGCATCCTATCTATGCGGCCGCTACGTACTTCATCCTGGCAGGCGTCTTCTCTCACCGGTCGGCAGACGCGATCGCCGTTGCGGTCCTCGTTGTCCTTTGCCTGGTTGTGAGAATTCTCCTCGAAGAACAGTTCCTCAAAGCCGCGTATCCTGACTATGTGGAGTATTCCGGAAGGACCAAGAGAATAATCCCCTTTGTGTTCTGATGGAATTTATGAAAAGGATATCCTATGCGAGAGATAACCAAGAAATACTCGAACGGGGAGGTGACGATAGTCTGGAAGCCGCACCTGTGCTGGCATTCCGGTAAATGTGTCTTTGGGTTGCCGGCTGTATTTGACGTAAACCGAAGGCCCTGGATCGATCCGATGGGTGCGACGACGGAAGAGATTATCAATCAGGTCGAACAATGTCCCTCGAAGGCATTGTCGTACCTGGTCGATATGAAGCAGAAAGAGGTCGAACAACCCTCAAAATAAATGGGAGAAAGCAGGATTCTGCTCCCCGGGCTGAAACGGGTAAATCGACCCGGCATTGATCCACGTCAAGGCTCATCCGGAAAATTTTTCCTAACATAGACTGTGTGCGAATAGAAGACCCCGGTTCTTGACATCCAAGTCCTCGTGGTAATCGGGGTTCCGCACTTCAACGATTTATTTCTCTCCAATTGTCCCGGTTCAAAATGTGTTTATCCTTTAAATGCAGGAGTACCAACAGACGAGTCCGTGGAATGAGACCCGGCGTTGTTGGATTATTGATTCTCCTGATTTCAGTATCTTGCCTTTCCCAGACCCAGCATGTGGTAGCGGTCCCTGCTTCTGATGGAATTCTGCTTGATGCAACGTATTATGTGCCCTCGACATCTCCACCGCGTTCCGGATATCCTGCGATTATTTTCATTCATGGTTTTGCCATGAGCAAGGCCGAGACGGACGCCTCTGCCCAAATCTACGCCCGGATGGGGTACCTGACCTTTACCTATTCCGTGCGCGGGCACGGAAACTCCCAGGGGTTTTCGACGATCATGTCGTGGAAGGAACGCGACGATTTAAAAACGGTCGTTACGTATGTCGGCAACTTGCCGGGTGTGAACGCTTCGGCAATCGGGCTTACGGGCGGATCACAGGGCGGGCTCCATGGGTTGTGGGCGGCGGCGGATGACCTCCCGGTAGCGGCGATCACCGCCGACGTGATCGGTCCGCATTGGGCCTCCGACATGCTTGCCAATGGCTGCTATCGCACCACGCTTGCCTATCTCCTTTCCGCGAACACGGTGCGTTTCGACCCGATCCGCGATTCGCTCCTCAATCACTTCATCGCGGATGACTACGACGGTTTTTACACAAGGTTTGTTCCTCCCCGCGACATCGACGCCCGGGCTTTCGAGCTTGCAAGAACGCCCCTGATGATGTTCGGCAAATGGCAGGATCACTACTTCAGGGCGAACGAGGGGATCAACGCGTACGATGTGTACCGCGCGAGGAAGAATGCCGAAAAACTCTACATCGGTACCGGGGGACATTATTCTGACGATGTGCCGTCGGAATGGAACTATCAGTTCGGTTGGATCACCAGCTGGTTTGATCAATTTCTCATGGGCAACAACAACGGAATCCTGCGTCAACCCGATATCACGTATGCATACAGCGCGTTGCCGATGGATACGAACGGATATTTTACGTGGACACGGCGAACGTTGCCCGGCTGGCCTCCTGCAGGAATCACCCCCTTCAAATTCTATTTGTCGGCAAACGGTTCCCTGTCGCCCAACCCGCTTCCGGTTTCCAATGCGAGTCAGGTGCTCCTGAACGACTTCCGCGACCCGGACTATTCGATCTACTGGGCATACTGGGATGATTTTCAGGGCGAATGGTTCGATTCCTCATTTCACCGGCAGGCCCTCGTGTTCCAATCGGCCCCGTTGTCGGGGAATGTCGACTGGCTCGGCGTGCCGACGATGCATCTCTATGTCTCATCCGATGCGGACAAGTTTCCGGTCAACGCTCAGGTGTATGAAGTCGACCCCGCGGGCAACAAGTGTTTTGTCAACAGGATCAACTATGAGGGGAGAGGCAATCAGCCGGGCACCCTTCACGCCATCGACGCGGACGGAAATGCGCATGCGCACCGTTTCAAGGCAGGGAATTCAATCCGGATTGAACTGACGAATATTGATCAAACGAACAGAAAGCTGCTTGGATACTATCCCTTCGTCGTCCCGGTCTTCCAGCGAAGCCATACAACGATCTATATGGATGCGGCTCATCCCAGTTACATCGAGTTGCCCATTCTTGCAGGGATTCCGCTGGGAGTACCAACTGCCGGTGGGAATCCGACCCCGGAGGAATTCAGCCTCGCTCAGAACTATCCAAATCCGTTCAATCCCACGACGACGATCTACTATTCGCTGGCGCATCGGGCGAAAGTGGTCGTCGATATTTATGACGTCCTCGGAAGACAGGTCGAGAGGCTGGTTGATCAAGTCCAGGATCCGGGTGAGAAGTCTGTCCGTTGGGACGCCTCCGGCTTCTCGGGCGGAATCTACCTCTACCGGCTGGAGGCAACAAGCGGCTCGGATCCGTCCAACACATTTACAAGTGTGAAGAAAATGGTGCTGATCAAGTAAACAGAATCCAATAGGTTCGCCCCGCCGAAGCAACACTTCTTTGATTAACCTACCTCAAAACTGTACCTCCGATTTACCTCGGAATTGAATCATAGGGGGGCGATAGAGTTCCTCGAGCGTCTCTTCCACTCTTTGGCACAATCCGGTACTGGCTGATTTTCGTTCACTTATCGTCCCGCGACCTGAAGGTCGCGGCTACCGATTCCTCGGGCTTGGTAGCCGCAGCCTTTAGGCTGCGGTCTTTTGGTTCGGCAGTCGAATTTCGGCCTCCCCCGACCACTCGGTGCTGTCTCAATTTGGCCGAACGTCTCTCCACTTCGTCATGCTGACATGCTCCTGCTCAGCATCTTTCAACTCTTTTATGAAGATTCCGACCTAAAACATGTCGGGATGACGAGAGAAGATGAAACTGCGGCACTACCTACAATCTCTGACTGTGGTATGTTAACAGAGAAACCTTTATCTTCTGGGGATTATATCATTCATCCGATTGCGTGCTTGAAATGAAGATGCTTTTCACCGGCCTGCGGGCCGTTGTGTACGGAACCGGATTTGTGGCGCTCTGGGCGTGGATCAGCCTTGGATTTCGCGCATACGACCGGTACATTCCGATTGTGCTGCCCGGGTGGGCGGAGCCGCTCGGAATTGTGCAGCTCTCCCT is a window encoding:
- a CDS encoding porin family protein yields the protein MKKIVRWLSFSVLLVVLLLCLQTRAFPQVRVGGEAGINIATLSVSLNDFYWDDSRVSSYVGPAFGGIVQADLTSLLFLRIEPMYVQKGTKLRIDYSVFAGPPLSTTQPLKLEFLELPVTLGIQFGEGALRPHLFAGPNIGYMLTRGYSRIDFALDAGLGGEYALSSACSILLDVRYSAGLNNLNSEDPGAPELRSRGIQPMVGLLFRP
- a CDS encoding matrixin family metalloprotease, which produces MSHRQELKGALIALVTILGLTLLFVLLLPDPSGDYSRLGTPRSSGDAEPGYPMKFSVGSLDPRFGITRARFLKLIGEAGSVWERPVGLELFRYDSSAPFRIEMVFDARQQRRIEERMMRGKISLTGKSFDNLRDEYDSKVVVVKELESKYSGDLSACEQKVEAHNRKVARWNESGGAPKEVYSELNAEEVELNKFHANLERERIALNVAISEATALSDAINKLVTQYNLQIENYNGRFVSVREFEKGQFNGSEINIYEYEEEVDLRAALAHELGHALGFGHVEDSTSIMFYKLEKQDLAHLSLKAGDMRLLEDKFPGAHLSLPRAASQTGK
- a CDS encoding methyltransferase, which gives rise to MNAKTMSLVAVAIAVAGVVFLAFKDYLISSNPLGLSIQGLAFGLMLWARVTFGRRSFHAGANPTEGEMVTRGPYRYLRHPIYAAATYFILAGVFSHRSADAIAVAVLVVLCLVVRILLEEQFLKAAYPDYVEYSGRTKRIIPFVF
- a CDS encoding (4Fe-4S)-binding protein, whose protein sequence is MREITKKYSNGEVTIVWKPHLCWHSGKCVFGLPAVFDVNRRPWIDPMGATTEEIINQVEQCPSKALSYLVDMKQKEVEQPSK
- a CDS encoding alpha/beta fold hydrolase, which translates into the protein MRPGVVGLLILLISVSCLSQTQHVVAVPASDGILLDATYYVPSTSPPRSGYPAIIFIHGFAMSKAETDASAQIYARMGYLTFTYSVRGHGNSQGFSTIMSWKERDDLKTVVTYVGNLPGVNASAIGLTGGSQGGLHGLWAAADDLPVAAITADVIGPHWASDMLANGCYRTTLAYLLSANTVRFDPIRDSLLNHFIADDYDGFYTRFVPPRDIDARAFELARTPLMMFGKWQDHYFRANEGINAYDVYRARKNAEKLYIGTGGHYSDDVPSEWNYQFGWITSWFDQFLMGNNNGILRQPDITYAYSALPMDTNGYFTWTRRTLPGWPPAGITPFKFYLSANGSLSPNPLPVSNASQVLLNDFRDPDYSIYWAYWDDFQGEWFDSSFHRQALVFQSAPLSGNVDWLGVPTMHLYVSSDADKFPVNAQVYEVDPAGNKCFVNRINYEGRGNQPGTLHAIDADGNAHAHRFKAGNSIRIELTNIDQTNRKLLGYYPFVVPVFQRSHTTIYMDAAHPSYIELPILAGIPLGVPTAGGNPTPEEFSLAQNYPNPFNPTTTIYYSLAHRAKVVVDIYDVLGRQVERLVDQVQDPGEKSVRWDASGFSGGIYLYRLEATSGSDPSNTFTSVKKMVLIK